The following proteins are co-located in the Castanea sativa cultivar Marrone di Chiusa Pesio chromosome 8, ASM4071231v1 genome:
- the LOC142607100 gene encoding LEAF RUST 10 DISEASE-RESISTANCE LOCUS RECEPTOR-LIKE PROTEIN KINASE-like 1.1, which yields MASVSLFVFFVLSHLVLLHSAEEEGKRENPYCRHFQCGKLGNISFPFTKIPPRFHFCGLHVKCDEPHPMIQLTPGHWWRERRYEVINISYTNTTPHIRVKDHWLLEYLTTNKCKNLDNFAFPHSPFISFKLTTPNRTLFKCNPTLHITPHRNFKNVTCRDHYNFYYIPSNETSQNSSECSTIQLPVNETSHKDELNLIAEFDLELHVSDDCSSCHGKEGKVAENKSNNKVVIPLAVGCAVFFMITLFVIFWHLNKKKYPSSKLLARNTYSDASSRSEVEGWSVYFRVPVFSYNELEKATNNFHVEKELGNGGFGTVYHGKLHDGREVAVKRLYGHNHRRVEQFINEVEILTRLRHKNLVSLYGCTSRSCRELLLVYEYVPNGTVADHIHGHQATPGSLTWPTRMSIAIETACALAYLHASDIIHRDVKTDNILLDDNFCVKVADFGISRLFPNDLSHVSTAPQGTPGYVDPEYDQCYQLTSKSDVYSFGVVLMELISSLPAVDIFRQKHEINLADLAVNKIEKCAFHELIDPHLGFESDDGVRTMTILVAKLAFQCLQQDTETRPSMDEVLEALKKIQSGKDAHEDQEMAYDDAGILNVQQPASPDLDEVRVLRNKRLPVSIEDVTDFWTSRPTTPNVSG from the exons ATGGCTTCTGTCtctctgtttgttttttttgttctctcgCACCTCGTGCTGCTTCACTCAgctgaagaagaaggaaagcGAGAAAACCCATATTGTCGGCACTTTCAATGTGGAAAATTAGGTAACATTAGCTTCCCATTCACAAAAATCCCACCCCGATTCCATTTTTGCGGTTTGCACGTAAAGTGTGACGAACCACATCCGATGATCCAGTTGACACCGGGCCACTGGTGGCGTGAAAGACGATATGAAGTTATAAACATCTCTTATACTAACACCACACCACACATCCGTGTCAAGGACCATTGGCTTTTGGAATACTTGACAACCAATAAATGCAAGAACTTAGACAATTTTGCTTTTCCCCACTCTCCATTTATCTCTTTTAAACTCACCACACCCAATCGGACCCTATTCAAATGCAATCCCACGCTTCATATTACTCCCcatagaaattttaaaaacgtGACCTGCAGAGATCACTATAATTTCTACTATATTCCTTCAAACGAGACTTCTCAGAATTCTTCTGAATGTTCAACTATTCAGCTGCCAGTAAACGAGACTTCACATAAAGATGAACTGAATTTAATTGCTGAGTTCGACCTTGAATTGCATGTATCTGATGATTGTAGCAGTTGTCATGGTAAAGAAGGAAAAG TTGCAGAGAATAAAAGCAACAACAAAGTGGTGATACCATTAG CTGTTGGATGCGCAGTCTTCTTCATGATTACCTTGTTCGTTATATTCTGGCACCTTAACAAGAAAAAATATCCTTCTTCAAAATTGCTAGCAAGGAATACATATTCTGACGCATCCTCAAGATCAGAAGTGGAGGGGTGGAGTGTCTACTTTAGAGTTCCTGTTTTCTCCTACAATGAACTTGAAAAAGCCACCAATAATTTTCATGTTGAAAAAGAACTTGGGAATGGAGGATTCGGAACTGTTTATCATG GCAAACTCCACGATGGGAGGGAAGTTGCAGTCAAGCGCTTATATGGGCACAACCATAGACGAGTAGAGCAGTTCATCAATGAAGTTGAAATCCTAACACGATTGCGTCACAAGAATCTTGTCTCCCTTTATGGCTGCACTTCACGCAGCTGCCGTGAACTTCTTCTTGTGTATGAATACGTTCCCAATGGCACCGTTGCTGATCATATTCATGGCCATCAAGCTACACCAGGTTCACTCACATGGCCAACTCGTATGAGCATTGCTATAGAAACTGCTTGTGCATTGGCTTACCTCCATGCTTCTGACATCATACATCGCGACGTAAAGACTGACAACATCCTTCTTGATGACAATTTCTGCGTCAAAGTTGCTGATTTTGGGATTTCCCGGCTGTTCCCTAACGATCTCAGCCATGTCTCAACAGCTCCTCAAGGGACACCAGGCTACGTTGACCCGGAATATGACCAATGCTACCAGCTTACTAGTAAGAGTGATGTCTACAGCTTTGGGGTTGTCCTCATGGAGCTCATATCATCACTGCCAGCCGTTGATATATTTAGGCAAAAGCATGAAATCAATTTGGCTGATTTAGCTGTAAACAAGATTGAAAAGTGTGCATTCCATGAGTTGATCGACCCACATCTTGGATTTGAGTCAGATGATGGAGTTAGAACAATGACCATTTTGGTGGCAAAGTTAGCTTTTCAATGTCTACAACAGGACACGGAAACGAGGCCTTCCATGGATGAGGTATTGGAGGCTTTAAAGAAGATTCAAAGTGGTAAGGATGCGCATGAGGATCAAGAGATGGCATATGATGATGCTGGGATCCTTAATGTACAGCAACCAGCTTCACCCGATCTTGATGAGGTTCGAGTGTTAAGGAATAAGCGGCTGCCAGTTTCAATCGAGGATGTAACCGATTTTTGGACTAGTAGGCCTACTACACCTAATGTCAGTGgttga